The genome window ATTTTCTCCGCTTCAAGGACACCAAGCGTTATAAGGATCGCCTGAGCCAAGCGCAAAAAGCCACCGATGAGCTCGATGCGCTGGTGGTATTCATGGGGCGGGTGCAATCGAAAACCATCGTTGCCGGCGCCTTTGAGTTCGAGTTTATGGGCGGATCGATGGGATCGGTAGTCGGGGAGCGTTTCGTGCGCGGGGTCAATGCCGCCATCGAGCATGACGCGCCCTTGGTGTGTTTTTCCGCGAGCGGCGGGGCCAGAATGCAAGAGGCGCTGGTTTCGCTCATGCAGATGGCCAAAACCAGCGCCGCGCTCGCCGCGCTCAGCGCGCGCGGCCTTCCGTACATTTCGGTGCTGACCAATCCCACGATGGGCGGGGTGTCGGCAAGCCTCGCGATGCTCGGTGATATCAATATCGCTGAGCCCGACGCGCTGATCGGCTTTGCCGGGCCGAGGGTGATCGAGCAGACCGTGCGTCAGACTTTGCCGGAGGGCTTCCAGCGCAGTGAATTCCTGCTGCAACATGGCGCGGTCGATATGATCGTCGAT of Pseudomonadota bacterium contains these proteins:
- the accD gene encoding acetyl-CoA carboxylase, carboxyltransferase subunit beta, whose product is MDWFKKLLPSRIRTNGTTKRVVPEGLWTSCPGCKGVLYRAELERNFNVCLKCSHHLRVGARQRLDWFLDAEPRVEIGKEIEPIDFLRFKDTKRYKDRLSQAQKATDELDALVVFMGRVQSKTIVAGAFEFEFMGGSMGSVVGERFVRGVNAAIEHDAPLVCFSASGGARMQEALVSLMQMAKTSAALAALSARGLPYISVLTNPTMGGVSASLAMLGDINIAEPDALIGFAGPRVIEQTVRQTLPEGFQRSEFLLQHGAVDMIVDRREMREQITSLLSLITHQPAL